One Manduca sexta isolate Smith_Timp_Sample1 chromosome 28, JHU_Msex_v1.0, whole genome shotgun sequence DNA window includes the following coding sequences:
- the LOC115448404 gene encoding anoctamin-5 — MDSENAVHTGYFNDGIRRIDIVLVLVDDGDPKTDEIKTTYFLNILKVGLEVEVENGVMKSHAQYIFVKVHAPDSVLQLYGDVFNIRKHFKDNHVEFVNAGNMYMKVLSTILPFLYDNREKEWIKIVRKQYPGQGIFSTLERSQIVYRMLLVLPFGSNENYVGLERLIQNNIILDAYALHDGPYFFLPKQDISNKVNARQILYNNWMGADMIIKDQPLSLLQEYFGEKIAFYFAYSEFFNRALILCAAAGAFMTYLAYQENTALWGFFKRRGLEETFCITPTARSTHLCPRCRDFDLCPFYEAYTACNQLYLNFFIETTNMVNFSLFIIVWGKVYFYLIYIISRSYLDQNWNWNYFRNDICYTLEAAGVLSVLAVGT; from the exons atggaTTCCGAG AATGCTGTTCATACAGGATATTTCAACGACGGCATCAGGCGCATCGACATAGTGCTGGTGTTGGTTGACGATGGCGATCCTAAAACAGATGAAATAAAGACcacgtattttttaaacattttgaaagTTGGTCTGGAAGTGGAAGTTGAGAATGGTGTG ATGAAGTCCCATGCGCAGTATATTTTCGTGAAAGTCCACGCGCCCGACAGTGTGCTCCAACTGTACGGCGACGTGTTCAACATTCGGAAACACTTCAAGGACAACCACGTGGAGTTTGTTAATGCTGGCAACATGTACATGAAAGTTCTGAGCACTATTTTACCATTCTTGTACGATAATCGCGAAAAGGAATGGATTAAGATTGTCCG GAAGCAATATCCGGGACAAGGAATCTTTTCCACGCTAGAGAGAAGTCAAATTGTTTACAGAATGCTTTTAGTATTGCCGTTCGGCAGTAATGAAAATTATGTCGGCTTGGAAAG GTTGATACAGaataacattatattggacGCGTACGCGCTGCACGACGGCCCCTACTTCTTTTTGCCTAAACAAGACATCAGCAACAAAGTGAATGCCCGACAG ATACTTTACAATAACTGGATGGGTGCCGATATGATTATTAAAGATCAACCTCTCAGTTTACTGCAAGAGTATTTTGGTGAGAAG ATAGCGTTTTATTTTGCGTACAGCGAGTTTTTCAATCGTGCGTTGATTTTATGTGCTGCCGCTGGCGCGTTTATGACGTACCTGGCGTATCAAGAGAATACAGCGCTGTGGGGGTTCTTCAAGCGTCGTGGGCTAGA ggAGACATTCTGCATTACTCCTACAGCTAGAAGTACGCACCTGTGTCCAAGATGTCGTGACTTCGATTTGTGTCCATTTTACGAAGCATACACCGCTTGCAACCAATTATACCTTAATTTTTTCATAGAAACGACGAATATGGTGAATTTTAGTCTTTTTATCATAGTATGgggtaaagtatatttttatctaatatatattattagtaggtCTTATTTAGACCAAAATTGGAATTGGAACTATTTTAGGAACGATATTTGTTACACTTTGGAGGCGGCGGGAGTGTTATCTGTCTTGGCTGTGGGAACTTAA
- the LOC119190984 gene encoding anoctamin-5-like produces the protein MMNCGIVTCALEVGTLLCVYVVLKVIVLKGIPALFRYKTDYNQCRSKNAKVPCWEREFRLNNVDEQFIMNEFNHLAMQFVLSTFFVISFPLAPLLILIANTLTVRYNSWYLLLGSRRPLLHNSVGMANWRNIIFMLAMLSALVNVLMMVFNTRLAKTTCYEPYGHYYNTPWIAYFCTNVSTSEYTKVAGPPGDAFKAYKGYKPSECLFLGRYGIYRERFTLLNLMWNCETEHFMQYGAIQHVVILLVISIVLAIPMCPKDIAETLAIEKRIISQCFVRHQRRDFH, from the exons ATGATGAACTGTGGTATAGTCACTTGCGCGCTCGAAGTGGGCACGTTGCTTTGCGTCTACGTAGTATTAAAAGTGATAGTACTTAAAGGAATTCCAGCTCTCTTCAG ATATAAGACCGACTATAACCAATGCAGATCGAAGAACGCTAAAGTGCCATGTTGGGAGAGGGAATTTAGATTAAATAATGTTGATGAGCAATTTATTATGAACGAGTTTAATCATCTAG CTATGCAGTTTGTGCTAAGCACTTTCTTCGTAATATCTTTTCCATTGGCTCCACTGCTCATTTTGATTGCAAATACTCTGACTGTCAG GTACAACTCATGGTATTTGTTGTTGGGGAGCCGACGACCTCTCCTGCACAACTCCGTGGGCATGGCTAATTGGCGcaatataatattcatgttaGCAATGCTGTCTGCACTTGTAAAT GTTTTGATGATGGTGTTTAATACGAGACTAGCGAAGACAACATGTTATGAGCCATACGGTCACTACTACAATACGCCGTGGATCGCATATTTTTGTACCAATGTTTCTACATCA GAATATACAAAAGTAGCAGGCCCTCCGGGAGACGCATTCAAAGCATACAAGGGCTATAAACCGTCTGAATGTTTATTTCTTG GTAGATATGGTATATACAGAGAGCGATTTACTTTATTAAACTTGATGTGGAATTGTGAAACCGAACACTTTATGCAGTACGGTGCGATTCAG cACGTTGTCATTCTACTGGTAATTTCGATAGTGCTGGCAATTCCTATGTGTCCCAAAGACATAGCAGAAACTCTAGCAATAGAGAAGAGAATCATAAGTCAGTGTTTCGTGCGCCATCAACGTAGGGACTTCCactaa